In a genomic window of Pararge aegeria chromosome 7, ilParAegt1.1, whole genome shotgun sequence:
- the LOC120625443 gene encoding probable cytochrome P450 49a1 isoform X2 produces the protein MAGLLGRPDMLFVFDASEVERVFRGEDAAPHRPSMPSLMYYKHTLRKDFFGAEKDCGGVIAVHGDSWSAFRTKVSRVALSTGAAAQYTNQVGEVADAFVNRTRETRNKDLETPHDFLNEVHKWSLESLGLIALDTRLGCFESQEGSESQRLIDAVNTFFLCVGELELRAPWWRIYPTTMFKRYVAALDTILSVTLTHVDRALKECEVNGSKSLLQDLVTAAGPRVAAVAALDMFLVGIDTTSNAVASTLYQLSLRPDVQEKLHTEITNVLKDRPLKAGDVNQMPYLKACIKEVLRMYPVVIGNGRQLKKDTVICDYNIPKGTQVIFQHYVMGNSEEYFTNASEFRPERWIQRSNYQHHPFASLPFGFGKRMCLGRRFAELEMHVIICKMVQAFKMEYHHDPLDYHVHPMYTPNGPIRLKLIER, from the exons ATGGCCGGTCTACTGGGTAGGCCGGACATGCTTTTCGTTTTCGATGCCAGTGAGGTGGAGAGAGTCTTTCGGGGAGAAGATGCTGCTCCACACAG GCCATCGATGCCATCGTTAATGTATTACAAGCACACTTTGAGGAAAGATTTCTTTGGCGCTGAGAAGGACTGTGGTGGAGTCATCGCTGT ACATGGTGACTCGTGGTCAGCCTTCAGGACAAAGGTTTCCCGTGTAGCTCTAAGCACTGGTGCCGCTGCGCAGTACACGAACCAAGTTGGTGAAGTTGCTGATGCTTTTGTGAATAG AACACGTGAAACCAGAAACAAGGATTTAGAAACACCACACGACTTTTTAAACGAAGTTCACAAATGGTCTTTAGAGT cTCTTGGACTGATAGCTTTGGATACGCGACTTGGCTGTTTTGAGTCCCAAGAAGGGTCGGAAAGCCAGCGTCTGATCGACGCTGTGAACACGTTCTTCCTTTGCGTCGGAGAGTTAGAGCTCAGAGCGCCGTGGTGGAGAATCTATCCCACAACCATGTTTAAGAGATATGTAGCTGCTCTTGATACTATCCTCAG TGTAACTCTGACACATGTAGATAGAGCACTGAAGGAATGCGAAGTAAACGGAAGCAAATCTTTGCTGCAAGATCTGGTAACTGCAGCAGGCCCCAGAGTTGCAGCAGTTGCGGCTCTCGACATGTTCCTTGTAGGAATTGATACG ACCTCAAATGCTGTAGCATCAACTTTATACCAGCTGTCCTTACGACCAGATGTGCAAGAGAAGTTGCACACAGAGATAACAAATGTCTTAAAAGATCGCCCTTTGAAGGCCGGAGATGTGAATCAAATGCCATATTTAAAAGCATGCATCAAAGAAGTTTTAAG AATGTATCCAGTTGTTATTGGTAATGGACGGCAGTTGAAAAAAGACACAGTTATTTGCGATTACAACATTCCCAAAGGA ACCCAAGTGATATTCCAACATTATGTAATGGGAAATAGTGAAGAGTACTTCACAAATGCATCAGAGTTTCGTCCGGAGCGTTGGATCCAACGGTCCAACTATCAGCACCACCCCTTCGCTTCGTTGCCGTTCGGATTCGGCAAGCGGATGTGTCTCGGCAGAAGATTCGCCGAATTGGAAATGCATGTCATAATTTGTAAG ATGGTGCAAGCTTTCAAAATGGAGTATCACCACGACCCACTGGACTACCACGTTCATCCGATGTACACACCTAACGGACCTAtacgtttaaaattaattgagcGTTAA
- the LOC120625443 gene encoding probable cytochrome P450 49a1 isoform X1, with product MKSRGYVVKWSARRLCERGLRTSVYTHQANDGVDRGSISTRQAIPGQRTRSTHAASTSVLENLVPSVKSWDEVPGPKPLPLLGNTWRFIPYIGGYSVEHVDKVCLSLREKYGKCVKMAGLLGRPDMLFVFDASEVERVFRGEDAAPHRPSMPSLMYYKHTLRKDFFGAEKDCGGVIAVHGDSWSAFRTKVSRVALSTGAAAQYTNQVGEVADAFVNRTRETRNKDLETPHDFLNEVHKWSLESLGLIALDTRLGCFESQEGSESQRLIDAVNTFFLCVGELELRAPWWRIYPTTMFKRYVAALDTILSVTLTHVDRALKECEVNGSKSLLQDLVTAAGPRVAAVAALDMFLVGIDTTSNAVASTLYQLSLRPDVQEKLHTEITNVLKDRPLKAGDVNQMPYLKACIKEVLRMYPVVIGNGRQLKKDTVICDYNIPKGTQVIFQHYVMGNSEEYFTNASEFRPERWIQRSNYQHHPFASLPFGFGKRMCLGRRFAELEMHVIICKMVQAFKMEYHHDPLDYHVHPMYTPNGPIRLKLIER from the exons ATGAAAAGTCGAGGTTACGTTGTGAAGTGGTCTGCGAGGCGGCTGTGTGAACGTGGCTTGAGAACCAGTGTCTATACCCACCAAGCTAACGACGGTGTAGATAGAG gtagTATTTCCACCCGTCAAGCTATCCCAGGTCAAAGAACCAGGTCAACGCATGCTGCATCGACATCTGTTTTGGAAAACCTGGTACCTTCAGTGAAGTCCTGGGATGAGGTACCCGGTCCGAAACCTCTACCTCTGCTCGGAAACACATGGCGATTTATACCTTATATTG GAGGCTATTCAGTGGAGCACGTGGACAAAGTTTGCTTGTCGCTGCGTGAAAAGTATGGCAAGTGTGTCAAAATGGCCGGTCTACTGGGTAGGCCGGACATGCTTTTCGTTTTCGATGCCAGTGAGGTGGAGAGAGTCTTTCGGGGAGAAGATGCTGCTCCACACAG GCCATCGATGCCATCGTTAATGTATTACAAGCACACTTTGAGGAAAGATTTCTTTGGCGCTGAGAAGGACTGTGGTGGAGTCATCGCTGT ACATGGTGACTCGTGGTCAGCCTTCAGGACAAAGGTTTCCCGTGTAGCTCTAAGCACTGGTGCCGCTGCGCAGTACACGAACCAAGTTGGTGAAGTTGCTGATGCTTTTGTGAATAG AACACGTGAAACCAGAAACAAGGATTTAGAAACACCACACGACTTTTTAAACGAAGTTCACAAATGGTCTTTAGAGT cTCTTGGACTGATAGCTTTGGATACGCGACTTGGCTGTTTTGAGTCCCAAGAAGGGTCGGAAAGCCAGCGTCTGATCGACGCTGTGAACACGTTCTTCCTTTGCGTCGGAGAGTTAGAGCTCAGAGCGCCGTGGTGGAGAATCTATCCCACAACCATGTTTAAGAGATATGTAGCTGCTCTTGATACTATCCTCAG TGTAACTCTGACACATGTAGATAGAGCACTGAAGGAATGCGAAGTAAACGGAAGCAAATCTTTGCTGCAAGATCTGGTAACTGCAGCAGGCCCCAGAGTTGCAGCAGTTGCGGCTCTCGACATGTTCCTTGTAGGAATTGATACG ACCTCAAATGCTGTAGCATCAACTTTATACCAGCTGTCCTTACGACCAGATGTGCAAGAGAAGTTGCACACAGAGATAACAAATGTCTTAAAAGATCGCCCTTTGAAGGCCGGAGATGTGAATCAAATGCCATATTTAAAAGCATGCATCAAAGAAGTTTTAAG AATGTATCCAGTTGTTATTGGTAATGGACGGCAGTTGAAAAAAGACACAGTTATTTGCGATTACAACATTCCCAAAGGA ACCCAAGTGATATTCCAACATTATGTAATGGGAAATAGTGAAGAGTACTTCACAAATGCATCAGAGTTTCGTCCGGAGCGTTGGATCCAACGGTCCAACTATCAGCACCACCCCTTCGCTTCGTTGCCGTTCGGATTCGGCAAGCGGATGTGTCTCGGCAGAAGATTCGCCGAATTGGAAATGCATGTCATAATTTGTAAG ATGGTGCAAGCTTTCAAAATGGAGTATCACCACGACCCACTGGACTACCACGTTCATCCGATGTACACACCTAACGGACCTAtacgtttaaaattaattgagcGTTAA